From Heliomicrobium modesticaldum Ice1, a single genomic window includes:
- the mihF gene encoding integration host factor, actinobacterial type, protein MAVPTLTAEQKSEALKKAHAVRSQRTQLRNQLKTGAVSVEAVLNRMDDEVVRGMKVLYLLESLPKVGKRTARRIMADIGIDESRRLQGLGSRQRDALVAKLT, encoded by the coding sequence ATGGCGGTTCCCACGCTCACAGCTGAACAAAAATCGGAAGCCCTGAAAAAAGCCCATGCTGTGCGCAGCCAGCGCACGCAGCTGCGCAACCAGTTGAAGACCGGCGCCGTCTCCGTCGAGGCCGTTTTGAACCGGATGGACGATGAGGTCGTCCGGGGGATGAAGGTCCTTTACCTGCTCGAATCGCTGCCCAAAGTCGGCAAGCGGACGGCCCGCCGCATCATGGCCGACATCGGCATCGACGAGTCGCGGCGCCTGCAGGGGCTGGGCAGCCGGCAACGGGATGCGCTGGTGGCGAAATTGACCTAG
- the remA gene encoding extracellular matrix/biofilm regulator RemA produces MDIKLINIGFGNIVSASRIVAIVSPESAPIKRIIQEARDRGMLIDATYGRRTRAVIITDSDHVILSAVQPETVAHRLSAKESVHHGDEATE; encoded by the coding sequence ATGGATATCAAACTGATCAATATCGGCTTTGGCAACATCGTATCCGCCAGCCGGATTGTCGCCATCGTCAGTCCTGAGTCGGCGCCGATCAAGCGCATTATTCAGGAAGCCCGGGATCGGGGCATGCTGATCGACGCCACCTACGGGCGGCGTACCCGGGCCGTTATCATTACCGACAGCGATCACGTCATCTTGTCAGCCGTCCAGCCGGAAACGGTGGCGCACCGCCTGTCGGCCAAGGAGTCGGTCCATCATGGAGACGAGGCAACCGAATAA
- the gmk gene encoding guanylate kinase: MGRGVLLVMSGPSGAGKGTLSRRLLNELPQLTLSISATTRKPREGEREGVHYYFLRKEDFERQIGENRFLEFAQVYDNYYGTPLAPVQAALASGKDVLLEIDIQGALQVKERYPEAALIFIAPPSLEELARRIYGRGTDSQEVIEKRLSLASQELEFINRYDYCVINDDVDRALTRLRAIVEAEKSRIYRKLE, encoded by the coding sequence ATGGGCCGCGGCGTCCTGCTGGTCATGTCCGGCCCTTCGGGGGCGGGCAAGGGGACCCTCAGCCGCCGCCTCTTGAACGAACTGCCGCAACTGACCTTATCCATATCTGCCACGACCCGCAAGCCCCGCGAGGGCGAGCGGGAGGGGGTTCATTATTATTTTCTGCGCAAAGAGGACTTTGAACGGCAGATCGGGGAAAACCGTTTTCTCGAGTTCGCCCAAGTCTACGATAACTACTACGGGACACCCTTGGCACCGGTGCAGGCAGCGCTGGCTTCCGGGAAGGATGTCCTTTTAGAGATCGATATCCAGGGGGCGCTGCAGGTCAAGGAGCGCTACCCCGAAGCGGCGCTGATCTTTATCGCGCCTCCCTCGCTGGAAGAGCTGGCCCGGCGGATCTACGGCCGAGGCACCGACAGCCAGGAGGTCATTGAAAAACGGTTAAGCCTGGCTTCGCAGGAGTTGGAGTTCATCAACCGCTACGACTACTGCGTCATCAACGACGACGTGGACCGGGCGCTCACCCGCCTGCGGGCGATTGTGGAGGCCGAGAAGTCGCGCATCTACCGTAAGCTGGAATAA
- the rpoZ gene encoding DNA-directed RNA polymerase subunit omega, whose translation MNQPSLDKLMEKVDSKYTLVVLAAKRARALVEKQAPLVSVAKSAKPVSIALHEIVDGKVSYRQAKGGIK comes from the coding sequence ATGAACCAACCGTCGCTGGACAAATTGATGGAAAAAGTGGACAGCAAGTACACCCTGGTGGTACTGGCGGCCAAACGTGCCCGCGCGCTCGTCGAAAAACAAGCTCCCCTTGTCAGCGTGGCCAAGTCCGCCAAGCCGGTCAGTATTGCGTTGCATGAGATCGTCGATGGCAAAGTATCTTACCGGCAAGCGAAGGGTGGCATCAAGTGA
- the coaBC gene encoding bifunctional phosphopantothenoylcysteine decarboxylase/phosphopantothenate--cysteine ligase CoaBC produces the protein MRLTQAGHSNESILKDKFIAVGVSGGIAAYKACDLVSRLVKAGAQVQVILTASATRFVGPLTFQTLSGRPVITEMFDEPKQWNVAHVSVADAADLFVLAPATANIIGKLRCGIADDFLSTTLLAIGAPLVIAPAMNVNMFHHPAVQENLAVLQSRGAVIVEPDEGRLACGVTGKGRLAEVERILAAITETLAGRERASEKADSSRRGEPEIAASAGKSIETGAGCSELAGYRVLITAGGTREPIDPVRYISNRSSGKMGYALAREALRRGAEVILVTTPTGLPLPEGAEVVHVESADEMYEAVMSRFDAVDVVVKAAAVADYRPAAPAEQKMKKQADRLFLELVRTPDILAELGRRKERQVLVGFAAETNDLETYALDKLRRKNVDLMVANDVTQTGAGFGVDTNIVTIFDGRGGKETLKLMAKEEVASRIFDRVIQILSNSCD, from the coding sequence GTGAGATTGACGCAAGCGGGACATTCTAATGAGAGCATCCTAAAGGACAAGTTCATCGCCGTCGGCGTCTCCGGCGGCATTGCCGCCTACAAGGCCTGTGATCTGGTGAGCCGCCTCGTCAAGGCCGGCGCTCAGGTCCAGGTGATCCTGACGGCTTCGGCGACCCGTTTTGTAGGTCCCTTGACCTTTCAAACCCTTTCGGGCCGGCCCGTCATCACCGAGATGTTTGACGAGCCGAAGCAGTGGAACGTCGCTCATGTGTCTGTCGCCGACGCGGCAGACCTTTTTGTCTTGGCACCGGCGACGGCCAACATCATCGGCAAGCTCCGCTGCGGCATCGCTGACGATTTTCTCTCGACGACGCTGCTGGCCATCGGCGCGCCTCTGGTCATCGCGCCAGCTATGAATGTGAACATGTTCCATCACCCGGCGGTGCAGGAAAATCTGGCCGTCCTTCAGTCGCGCGGCGCTGTCATCGTCGAGCCTGACGAGGGTCGGCTCGCCTGCGGCGTCACGGGGAAAGGGCGGCTCGCTGAGGTGGAACGGATCCTGGCGGCGATCACCGAGACGCTGGCAGGGCGGGAAAGGGCATCGGAGAAGGCTGACTCCAGTAGACGAGGCGAGCCCGAAATCGCCGCTAGCGCAGGCAAGTCGATAGAGACGGGAGCTGGTTGCTCTGAACTTGCCGGTTACCGTGTCCTGATCACCGCCGGCGGGACCCGCGAGCCCATCGACCCGGTTCGCTACATCAGCAACCGCTCTTCGGGCAAGATGGGCTACGCCCTGGCCCGCGAGGCGCTTCGGCGAGGGGCAGAGGTGATCCTGGTGACGACTCCGACAGGGCTGCCCCTTCCGGAGGGCGCTGAGGTGGTTCACGTCGAGTCAGCCGACGAGATGTACGAGGCGGTGATGTCCCGCTTTGACGCCGTCGATGTGGTCGTCAAGGCCGCCGCCGTCGCCGATTACCGCCCTGCCGCGCCGGCGGAGCAAAAGATGAAAAAACAGGCCGACCGTCTCTTTCTCGAACTCGTCCGGACGCCGGATATCCTGGCGGAACTGGGACGGCGCAAAGAGAGACAGGTGCTCGTCGGTTTTGCCGCCGAGACAAACGACCTGGAGACCTATGCCCTGGACAAGCTGCGGCGCAAGAATGTCGACCTCATGGTGGCCAACGATGTGACCCAGACGGGGGCCGGTTTTGGCGTCGATACGAATATTGTCACCATCTTTGACGGCCGGGGCGGCAAAGAGACGCTGAAGCTCATGGCGAAAGAAGAAGTGGCTAGTCGAATTTTTGATCGGGTTATTCAAATCTTATCGAACAGTTGTGATTAA
- the metK gene encoding methionine adenosyltransferase: protein MSRKRLFTSESVTEGHPDKVADQISDSVLDAILAQDPMARVACETSVTTGLVLVAGEITTKCYVDIPKVVRQTIREIGYTRAKFGFDCETCAVLTSIDEQSPDIAMGVDKALEARTGEMSESEIEATGAGDQGMMFGYATNETEEYMPMPISLAHKLARRLSEVRKTAELEYLRPDGKTQVTVEYDGDKPVRVDTVVISAQHSPEVSLDTIKQDLIERVILPIIPPGLLDDKTRYFINPTGRFVIGGPQGDAGLTGRKIIVDTYGGMARHGGGAFSGKDPTKVDRSAAYAARHVAKNVVAAGLADRCEIQLAYAIGVAHPVSVLVETFGTAKVDEASIEKWVKEVFDLRPAGIIKELQLRRPIYRQTAAYGHFGRVDLDLPWERLDKVEALKKLAGL, encoded by the coding sequence TTGAGCCGTAAACGTCTCTTTACGTCGGAATCTGTCACCGAAGGCCATCCCGATAAGGTGGCTGACCAGATTTCGGACTCCGTACTTGATGCCATCCTTGCACAAGACCCCATGGCGCGGGTGGCCTGTGAAACATCGGTGACGACCGGCTTGGTGCTGGTTGCCGGCGAGATCACCACCAAGTGCTATGTTGATATTCCCAAAGTCGTGCGCCAAACGATCCGCGAGATCGGCTATACCCGTGCGAAATTTGGTTTTGACTGTGAAACCTGCGCCGTCCTCACCTCCATCGACGAGCAGTCGCCTGACATCGCCATGGGCGTTGACAAGGCGCTGGAAGCCCGCACCGGCGAGATGAGCGAAAGTGAAATCGAAGCCACCGGCGCCGGCGACCAGGGGATGATGTTTGGCTACGCCACCAATGAAACCGAAGAGTACATGCCCATGCCCATCTCTCTGGCTCACAAGTTGGCCCGCCGCCTCTCCGAGGTCCGCAAGACGGCGGAACTGGAATACCTCCGACCTGACGGCAAGACCCAGGTCACTGTCGAGTATGACGGCGATAAGCCGGTCCGCGTCGACACCGTCGTCATCTCGGCCCAGCACTCGCCGGAAGTTTCTCTGGACACGATCAAGCAGGATCTGATCGAGCGAGTCATCCTGCCCATCATTCCCCCGGGCCTGCTCGACGATAAGACCCGCTACTTCATCAACCCCACCGGTCGATTCGTCATCGGCGGACCTCAGGGTGACGCCGGTCTGACAGGTCGCAAGATCATCGTCGACACCTACGGCGGCATGGCCCGTCACGGCGGCGGCGCTTTCTCCGGCAAGGATCCCACAAAGGTGGACCGCTCAGCGGCCTATGCGGCTCGGCATGTGGCCAAGAACGTCGTCGCCGCCGGTTTGGCAGATCGCTGTGAGATTCAGTTGGCTTACGCCATCGGCGTCGCCCATCCTGTCTCGGTATTGGTCGAGACCTTCGGCACCGCCAAGGTAGACGAAGCCTCCATTGAAAAATGGGTCAAAGAGGTCTTCGACCTCCGTCCCGCCGGTATCATCAAGGAACTGCAACTGCGCCGGCCCATCTACCGCCAGACGGCGGCTTACGGCCACTTCGGCCGCGTCGATCTTGACCTCCCCTGGGAGCGCCTCGACAAGGTGGAAGCGCTGAAGAAACTGGCTGGCCTGTAA
- the priA gene encoding replication restart helicase PriA: MGANGMAAGRRQELAQVIVDIPHRDLDRVFHYRIPETLAGEVEPGREVWVAFHGKLTRGWVLELEVATAELERAFALQPVEAVNGSYRLGHDLLALVPWLARETLGTKADVLRLMAPPGPPVRPAAWVLLAAKPDREAIAFWEGIDPECADLLRRLSRAPQRRMKYASLTGKGGGVPPAVIDRLSDAGLVTVRQLLPKLAERATMERAREKAHQTETIADPAAKPASITNSSALPPLFPEPALTPDQKQAVHYLTEALDAAGRGGDSRPFLLHGVTGSGKTEVYICAIREALARGRQALLLVPEIALTPQTERRLRERFGSQVALLHSGLADAARRQEWQRIYRGEADLVVGARSAVFAPLPRLGLIIVDEEHEPSYRQDNDLKYHARETAMERARHCGAVVVFGSATPALETYAQALSGRFQLLKLRQRPAGGQLPPVDVIDMRDELAAGNKGMLSRYLLKAVEERLQRRQQVILYLNRRGFSTFVICRECGTVVTCPHCSISLVYHRHGEQLHCHYCNFRQDVPERCPHCRSRAIRYFGTGTQRIEEELRARFPGVPVLRMDRDVAAQEGIAPVLDAFGRGEAPILVGTQMIAKGLDFPRVTLVGVLAADASLHISDFRAAERTFQLLSQVAGRAGRAREPGQVVLQTYCPEHYCLQAVQLHDYEGFFRREIELRQQLGYPPFARLARVLFSGPEEPLVRVAADTWAEILRQQAGAVTMGLSSGLAQPEIDVWGPAPAPVAKVENRFRWLLTLRVKGDRLAALRAALIAAEGEYSRRRGRPAGVTISLMLNP, encoded by the coding sequence ATGGGAGCGAACGGCATGGCGGCTGGTCGGAGACAGGAACTTGCCCAGGTGATCGTCGATATTCCGCACCGCGATCTGGATAGGGTTTTTCATTATCGCATCCCCGAGACCCTGGCCGGGGAGGTCGAGCCGGGCCGCGAGGTCTGGGTCGCCTTTCACGGTAAACTGACCCGCGGTTGGGTGCTGGAGCTGGAGGTCGCAACGGCAGAGTTGGAAAGAGCTTTCGCTCTCCAGCCGGTCGAGGCGGTCAACGGAAGCTATCGGTTAGGCCATGACCTGCTCGCCCTCGTGCCTTGGCTGGCTCGTGAAACCTTGGGGACGAAAGCTGACGTGCTGCGGCTGATGGCTCCGCCCGGTCCGCCTGTCCGTCCCGCCGCCTGGGTGCTTTTGGCCGCCAAGCCGGATCGGGAGGCGATCGCCTTCTGGGAGGGGATCGACCCGGAATGTGCCGATCTGCTCCGCCGCCTCTCTCGGGCGCCGCAGCGGCGGATGAAATACGCCTCTTTGACCGGCAAAGGAGGTGGCGTGCCGCCGGCGGTGATTGATCGCCTGAGCGACGCCGGGCTGGTGACGGTACGACAGCTCTTGCCTAAGTTGGCAGAGAGAGCGACGATGGAGAGGGCGAGGGAAAAAGCGCACCAAACGGAGACTATAGCGGACCCCGCAGCAAAACCAGCGTCGATAACAAACAGCAGTGCGTTACCGCCGCTGTTCCCCGAGCCGGCCCTTACCCCTGATCAGAAGCAGGCCGTCCATTATCTGACGGAAGCGCTTGACGCAGCCGGGAGGGGCGGCGACAGCCGGCCCTTCTTGCTCCACGGCGTGACCGGCAGCGGTAAGACGGAGGTCTATATCTGCGCCATCCGGGAGGCCTTGGCCCGTGGACGCCAGGCGCTGCTGCTGGTGCCGGAGATCGCCCTGACGCCTCAGACAGAGCGGCGGCTGCGGGAACGCTTCGGCAGCCAGGTGGCCCTGCTGCACAGCGGCCTCGCCGATGCGGCAAGGCGGCAGGAATGGCAGCGCATCTACCGGGGGGAGGCCGACCTCGTCGTCGGCGCTCGTTCCGCTGTCTTCGCTCCGCTGCCCAGGCTGGGTCTGATCATCGTCGATGAGGAGCATGAGCCCTCTTACCGGCAGGACAATGACCTGAAGTATCATGCCCGGGAGACGGCGATGGAGCGCGCCCGCCACTGCGGCGCTGTTGTTGTCTTCGGTTCGGCGACGCCAGCCCTGGAAACGTATGCCCAGGCGCTTTCGGGACGGTTCCAGCTGCTCAAATTGCGCCAGCGTCCGGCAGGCGGACAACTGCCTCCCGTCGATGTGATCGACATGCGCGACGAGTTGGCTGCCGGGAATAAGGGCATGCTTTCCCGGTATTTGTTGAAGGCTGTCGAGGAGCGGCTGCAGCGGCGGCAGCAGGTGATCCTCTACCTGAACCGGCGTGGTTTTTCCACCTTTGTCATCTGCCGCGAGTGCGGAACCGTTGTTACTTGTCCCCACTGTTCCATTTCTCTCGTCTACCATCGTCACGGGGAGCAGTTGCATTGCCATTACTGCAACTTCCGCCAGGATGTGCCGGAAAGGTGCCCCCATTGCCGGAGTCGGGCGATCCGCTATTTCGGCACCGGCACCCAGCGGATCGAGGAAGAATTGCGGGCGCGCTTTCCCGGTGTGCCGGTCCTGCGCATGGACCGCGATGTGGCAGCACAGGAGGGGATTGCGCCGGTTCTTGACGCCTTTGGCCGCGGCGAAGCGCCCATCCTCGTCGGGACTCAGATGATCGCCAAGGGACTCGACTTTCCCCGGGTGACGTTGGTCGGTGTTCTCGCCGCCGACGCCTCCCTGCACATCTCTGACTTTCGCGCTGCTGAACGGACTTTTCAACTGCTCTCCCAGGTGGCCGGACGGGCGGGGCGGGCGCGGGAACCGGGCCAGGTGGTTTTGCAGACCTACTGTCCTGAGCATTACTGCCTGCAGGCGGTGCAGTTGCACGATTATGAAGGGTTTTTCCGCCGCGAAATCGAATTACGGCAACAGCTGGGTTATCCGCCCTTCGCTCGGCTGGCCCGCGTCCTCTTTTCCGGTCCCGAGGAGCCCCTCGTCCGGGTGGCGGCTGATACGTGGGCGGAGATCCTGCGCCAACAGGCTGGTGCTGTGACGATGGGCCTCTCATCAGGTCTGGCGCAGCCGGAGATCGATGTCTGGGGGCCGGCGCCGGCGCCGGTGGCCAAGGTGGAGAACCGTTTTCGCTGGCTCTTGACCTTGCGGGTGAAGGGTGACAGGCTGGCGGCGCTCCGGGCGGCGCTGATCGCCGCCGAAGGGGAATACAGCCGCCGTCGCGGCCGCCCAGCCGGTGTGACGATCAGCCTCATGCTCAATCCATAA
- the def gene encoding peptide deformylase produces the protein MAVYEILKMGDPVLREKAKPVTRFNSNLGRLIDDMFDTMAAARGVGLAAPQIGIGKRVCVVEVGKRRFELVNPEIIEAEGEQCDAEGCLSIPDYTGRVKRFQRVRVKAQDRKGETFIAEGTDLLAVAFQHEIDHLDGILFVDRVENDNPEE, from the coding sequence TTGGCCGTTTATGAAATTCTAAAGATGGGCGATCCTGTGTTACGCGAAAAGGCGAAGCCGGTCACCCGTTTCAACAGCAACCTGGGTCGGCTGATTGACGATATGTTCGATACGATGGCGGCGGCCCGGGGTGTGGGCCTCGCCGCGCCTCAGATCGGCATCGGCAAGCGCGTCTGTGTCGTCGAGGTGGGCAAACGGCGATTTGAGTTGGTCAATCCGGAGATCATCGAGGCCGAAGGCGAACAGTGTGACGCCGAAGGCTGTCTCTCCATTCCCGACTACACCGGCAGGGTGAAGCGCTTCCAGCGAGTCCGCGTCAAGGCCCAGGATCGAAAGGGCGAGACCTTTATCGCTGAGGGCACAGACCTGCTCGCCGTGGCCTTCCAGCATGAGATCGACCATTTGGACGGGATCCTCTTTGTCGATCGCGTCGAAAACGACAATCCGGAGGAGTGA
- the fmt gene encoding methionyl-tRNA formyltransferase: protein MRLVFMGTPDFAVPTLEAIVAAGHEVALVVTRPDRPRGRGQKPQPSPVKEAALRLGLPVDHPACLDNEFVQKLKDLGVEAGVVVAFGRILPPRLLDAFPQRWINVHASLLPKYRGAAPIHRAVIDGEKETGITTMLMSEGLDEGDMLLKRSLAIGPDDTTGQVHDALAELGARLLVETLAAMEAGRLQPQPQDGSQASYAPMLARADEQVDWSAPAEAVHNRVRGMNPWPGAFTMDEGKILKILRGRLRHEGLPLPDPTGSAAHPGEILQIVGDEVAVATGAGVYWLSEVRPAGGKTMTAGAYARGRRIGPGFRFG, encoded by the coding sequence ATGCGTCTGGTCTTTATGGGGACGCCCGATTTCGCTGTTCCCACCTTGGAAGCGATTGTAGCGGCTGGTCATGAAGTGGCCCTTGTCGTCACCCGGCCCGATCGCCCGCGCGGGCGGGGCCAAAAACCGCAGCCCAGTCCTGTCAAGGAGGCGGCCTTGCGGTTGGGCCTCCCTGTCGATCATCCCGCCTGTTTGGATAACGAGTTTGTGCAAAAATTGAAGGATCTGGGCGTGGAGGCCGGGGTGGTGGTCGCCTTCGGGCGGATCCTGCCGCCGCGGCTGCTCGACGCTTTTCCGCAGCGCTGGATCAATGTCCATGCCTCCCTGTTGCCGAAATATCGCGGCGCAGCGCCCATCCACCGGGCTGTCATCGACGGGGAAAAAGAGACAGGGATCACAACGATGTTGATGAGCGAGGGGCTTGACGAAGGGGACATGCTCTTGAAGCGTTCCCTGGCTATCGGTCCCGATGATACGACCGGCCAGGTCCATGACGCCTTGGCCGAATTGGGCGCCCGGTTGCTGGTGGAGACGCTGGCGGCGATGGAAGCGGGGCGATTGCAGCCTCAGCCTCAGGACGGCAGCCAGGCGAGTTATGCGCCCATGCTCGCACGGGCTGACGAGCAGGTGGACTGGAGTGCCCCGGCAGAGGCGGTCCACAATCGGGTGCGCGGCATGAATCCCTGGCCGGGCGCTTTTACCATGGACGAGGGCAAGATCCTGAAGATCCTGCGAGGGCGGTTGCGCCATGAGGGGTTACCGTTACCCGACCCAACCGGTTCGGCGGCGCATCCAGGGGAGATTCTGCAGATTGTCGGCGATGAGGTGGCTGTTGCCACTGGCGCTGGCGTCTACTGGCTGTCCGAGGTCCGCCCGGCCGGCGGCAAGACGATGACAGCCGGGGCCTATGCACGGGGACGGAGGATAGGACCGGGATTTCGGTTCGGTTGA
- a CDS encoding DUF116 domain-containing protein: MPIRKRLFIGLMVASFLALIGLALLGWYLVKYQNYPWNKVLIGLLGITFLAVTVLIAFGIGGMILSIWQDRAIPSVYRWTRMAVNILFPMALVIARFFGISPDRLKSSFIEVSNQLVRLRKVTVAPERLMILAPHCLQKTTCPHKITLDIYNCKRCGACPVHDLIELTERYGVNLTIVSGGTWARKAILEKRPQAIVAIACERDLTSGIQDVDFLPVLGILNDRPEGPCCNTLVNMSRLEQAVRYFLYDERADWINSGVIGTVLEKSALPERRAEVS, from the coding sequence ATGCCAATCCGCAAGCGGTTGTTTATTGGCCTGATGGTGGCCAGCTTTCTCGCCCTGATCGGGCTGGCGCTTCTCGGCTGGTATCTTGTCAAATACCAAAACTACCCCTGGAACAAGGTGTTGATCGGCCTGCTGGGGATCACCTTTCTCGCTGTCACGGTGTTGATCGCCTTTGGCATCGGCGGGATGATCCTCTCTATCTGGCAGGATCGCGCCATTCCTTCGGTCTATCGTTGGACGCGGATGGCGGTCAACATACTCTTTCCCATGGCACTGGTCATTGCTCGTTTCTTCGGGATCAGCCCTGATCGTCTGAAAAGCAGTTTCATCGAGGTGAGCAACCAGTTGGTGCGGCTGCGCAAGGTGACCGTCGCGCCGGAACGGTTGATGATCCTGGCGCCCCATTGCCTGCAAAAGACGACCTGCCCCCACAAGATCACCCTCGATATCTACAACTGCAAGCGCTGCGGCGCCTGTCCCGTTCATGACCTGATCGAACTGACGGAACGCTATGGTGTGAACCTGACCATCGTCTCCGGCGGGACCTGGGCAAGAAAAGCGATTCTGGAGAAGCGCCCTCAGGCCATCGTGGCCATCGCCTGTGAACGGGACCTGACGAGCGGCATCCAGGATGTTGATTTTCTTCCCGTTTTGGGCATACTGAATGATCGGCCTGAGGGACCCTGTTGCAACACCCTGGTCAACATGAGCCGTCTCGAACAGGCGGTGCGTTACTTTCTCTATGACGAGCGCGCCGACTGGATCAACAGCGGGGTGATCGGAACGGTGCTGGAAAAATCGGCGCTCCCTGAACGCCGGGCGGAGGTATCTTGA
- the rsmB gene encoding 16S rRNA (cytosine(967)-C(5))-methyltransferase RsmB — MQPSPRGVALDVLNAVEERKAYANLQLTHALEGSGLHRLDRGLVSELVLGVLRRQNALDFALDGLLKRPGDVHPVARRLLRLGAYQILYLDRIPDAAACHETVELAKQAGLGRLTSLINGVLRQLVRRRDEIPWPRWEDKPVAHLTVVESHPEWLVRRWLKQFGAERTRAICQANNRPAAVSLRVNRLRVSRDAFLQRLADAGVEAFPSALHGMGVRLASASAVTRLPGFAEGLFTVQDESSMVVAPVVDPQPGEIVLDACAAPGGKTTHMAEWSGDKATIYSWDIHPHKLGLIRENCRRLGIERVQVEAIDARQPAEALRGGVDRLLLDAPCSGLGVLRRKPELRYRIFEADLVRLRELQRELLDGVAPLVKPGGVLVYSTCTIEPEENFQQVKDFLQRHPDFGADDLSPFLPELDFTEEEKRQSAKGYFQILPHRFQTDGFFVARLRRRS; from the coding sequence ATGCAGCCATCGCCGAGAGGCGTCGCCTTGGACGTGCTCAACGCCGTCGAAGAACGAAAGGCCTATGCCAACTTGCAATTGACCCATGCCCTGGAGGGGAGCGGACTGCACCGGCTCGATCGCGGCCTTGTGTCCGAATTGGTGCTGGGCGTGCTCCGTCGTCAAAATGCCCTTGATTTTGCCCTTGACGGGCTGTTGAAGCGGCCCGGCGACGTGCACCCGGTGGCGCGCCGTCTCCTGCGGCTCGGCGCCTACCAGATTCTCTATTTGGACCGCATCCCTGATGCCGCCGCCTGCCATGAGACGGTGGAACTGGCCAAACAGGCGGGCTTGGGACGCCTGACGTCGCTGATCAACGGCGTGCTGCGTCAACTGGTCCGGCGTCGCGACGAGATCCCTTGGCCGCGCTGGGAAGACAAGCCAGTAGCGCATCTCACTGTCGTCGAGTCCCATCCCGAGTGGCTCGTCCGTCGCTGGCTCAAGCAGTTCGGCGCCGAGCGGACCCGGGCGATCTGCCAGGCTAACAACCGACCGGCGGCGGTGTCGCTCCGGGTCAACAGACTGCGCGTCAGCCGGGACGCCTTTCTGCAACGACTGGCTGACGCCGGTGTGGAAGCCTTCCCTTCGGCCTTGCACGGCATGGGAGTCCGGCTGGCCTCGGCCTCGGCGGTGACGCGCCTGCCTGGATTTGCCGAAGGGCTCTTCACCGTTCAGGATGAGAGCTCTATGGTCGTCGCGCCGGTCGTCGACCCGCAGCCGGGGGAGATCGTCCTGGACGCCTGCGCAGCGCCGGGGGGGAAGACGACCCATATGGCTGAATGGAGCGGCGACAAGGCGACCATCTATTCCTGGGACATCCACCCCCACAAGTTGGGCTTGATCCGGGAGAATTGCCGGCGGCTGGGGATCGAGCGCGTCCAGGTGGAGGCTATCGATGCCCGCCAGCCGGCGGAGGCCTTGCGAGGCGGCGTCGACCGCCTGCTGTTAGACGCACCCTGCAGCGGCCTTGGTGTGTTGCGCCGCAAACCGGAACTGCGCTACCGCATCTTTGAGGCCGATCTGGTCCGGCTGCGGGAGCTGCAGCGGGAGTTGCTGGACGGTGTGGCGCCGCTCGTCAAACCGGGCGGGGTGCTTGTCTATTCCACTTGCACGATCGAGCCGGAGGAAAACTTCCAGCAGGTGAAAGACTTCCTGCAGCGCCACCCTGACTTCGGCGCCGACGATCTGTCGCCCTTCTTGCCGGAATTGGATTTTACGGAGGAAGAGAAGCGGCAGTCGGCCAAGGGCTATTTTCAGATACTGCCCCATCGCTTTCAGACGGACGGGTTTTTCGTGGCCCGGTTAAGGAGGCGGTCTTGA